DNA sequence from the Tissierella sp. MB52-C2 genome:
TAAACCTGAATCTCTTAATATTTGTCTACAATCATCTACTGTATGAAAAACAAATGGAAAATCTCTAACTTTAAAGGTATCGTGATTATATGTATATCCAGTTAGAAAACTAGGATTGTAACACATGGTTTCAGTCGTAATCACCATATCATTGGAAATAAAGGCAAAGAACATTTTACCATTATCTTTACAAACTCGCTTTACTTCTTCTATACATTTCATTCTGTCCCCAATTTTCTCTAAATGATATAATGGTCCAAAACATAATACTATATCGTAGGTTTTATCTTCAATCATAGATATATTCATTGCATTTCCTTGAAAAACTTCAAGTGACATTTCCTCGTTAATTTTTTCTTTAATCTGAGAAACATGACTTTCCACTAATTCAACTGCCGTTACTTGGAATCCATTTTTTGCGAAATATAAGCTATATTCTCCAGTACCAGCACCTAAATCCAATATTTTCGTATCTGGTTTAAGATATTTTTCAATCTGTCTTATGGTAGTTAAAAATTCAACTCTAGTTGCCTTAGTAGATAATCGTGTACTTTCATCAAAAATATTATAAATTGCTGACACTCTTTCTTCTTCATTTTTTATCTCAAATATATCTTCCATTCTCAAGCTTAATCACTCCCTTTTTAATAGATTTAATTACAAAGATAAATATCATAATAATAAGTTTATTTCCATTTATTATAAAACAGTAAGATTTCATTCTTACTGTTTTTAAATTAGTTTTAGTCCTTCTTCTAAATCTTCAATTATATCTTTGCTATCTTCTAATCCAACAGATATTCTCACCATACTTTCTGTAAGACCAAATTCGGCTAATCTTTCCTTTGGATACCCTCTATGAGTAATTGCAGCCGGTATCTGAACTAAGGTTTCACAATCTCCTAAACTAACTGCCAACTGAGCCAACTTTAATCCATCTGCAAATTTTATTGCAGATTGTAATCCACCCTTTACTTCAAAGCTTATTATAGCTCCAAAGCCTTTCATCTGTTCCTTTGCTATATTATGACCTTTAAAATCCTCTAAACCTGGATATAGGACTGAATCTATCTTTGGATGATTTTTTAGGAAGTCAACTACTTCCTTTGCATTTTTTTCATGCTGCCTCATTCTAATTCCTAAGGTTTTTAATCCTCTAAGAAGCAACCAAGCATTAAAAGGACTCATGGCTCCTCCAAATTCACACATATAGCCAAATTTTAAATAATTTATATATTCTATATCCTTAGATATGGCAACTCCTGCCACTACATCACCATGACCACAGATATATTTTGTAGCACTATGAACTACTATATCTGCTCCTAATAATAATGGATTTTGAAAATATGGTGAGGCGAAAGTATTATCAACTACTATTTTTATATTATTTTTCTTTCCTATTTCTCTAACCTTTCTTATATCTATAATAGATAAATCAGGATTTGATGGAGTTTCAAAATATATAACTTTAGTAGATTCATCTATTGTGTTTTCAAGCTCATTCAAATCTGTTAAATCTACAATTTTATAATTTATATTATATTTTGGTAATAGTTCAGTGACTACACTATAAGATGAACCATATAGGGTTTTGTGAACTATAATGGTATCTTTGGGTTTTAATAAAGAAAATATAGTAGAGCTAATAGCTGCCATTCCTGAAGAAAAAGCTACTGCTCCTACTCCATGTTCTAATTCTGCCATTCGATTTTCAAATAATCTAATGGTAGGGTTGTTTCCTCTTGTATAAACATAATCATCTGATTCAAAAGACATTATTTTATTTGCGTGTTCTATATTATCAAATACAAATGTGGAAGTTTGAAATATAGGTGGGTTTAAGGCATTACTTGGATTTTTTCCTTTAATCCCTCCATGAATAGTCCTTGTATCAAATCTCATTTTATCCCTCCAAATCTTATTTTAGATTACTTACAGTTCTATAATTGAATTATTACATTTACAATTTTCTTGATTTAAATCACTTAAAAATACTTTAATAAATCCTTCTGTAATCTTTGCTTTACTTTTTTCTAATGCTCCTTGAATATCGTGTATGGCAATTTCTCCACACATTCCTGTACACCAATTCGTAATGATTCCCACTACTCCATAACACATACCTAATTCTTTTGCCAGTACTACTTCCGGCACATTAGTCATTCCTACTACATCTCCACCTAGATTCTTGTACATCTTTATTTCATGCTGTGTTTCAAATCTCGGGCCTTCAGTACATACATATACTGCCTCACCTTTTATATTTAATCCTATATCCCTAGCAGTTAGATAAAATTTCTCTCTTAATTTTTTACAATAGGGTTCACTCATATCCACATGCTTTACTGGCTCATCTTTTCCTTCAAAAAAAGTCATTGGTCTTAGTTTTGTAAAATCTATGAAATCTTTTATTAAAACAATATCTCCCAGTTCATAGTTTTCATTACAAGATCCCACTGCAGCTGTTGCATATATATATTTGATTCCCAATTGTTTTAGAGCCATTATATTTGCTCTATAGTTTATTAAATGAGGTGGTACAGAATGTTCCTTTCCATGCCTTGCCAAAAATACGATTTCTTCTCCATTTATATTCAAAATATCTACTTCAACTTCACCGTATTTTGTATTTACTAATCTTTTTTCACTTATACTTCCTACATCATATACTCCCGTTCCTCCAATTATAGCCTTTTCCATATTCTCACCTCTATAATTTATATTTAATTCTTATTTTAATTTCATAATATTCTCTTTATATGGAAGTCTAATAATTCCTTTTTCAGTTATTATTCCAGTTATATTCTCCCAAGGTGTAACATCAAATGCAGGATTATATACATCTATTCCTTCTGGAGCAATTCTTATTCCATCTATATGAGTTACTTCAGATATGTCTCTTTCTTCAATTTCGATTTCTTTACCTGTTTCTATATCAAAATCTATAGTCGTTGTAGGTGCTACTATATAAAATGGAACATTATATGTTTTAGCTATTACTGATAACATAAAAGTTCCTATTTTATTTGCAGTATCTCCATTAGTGGCGATTCTATCTGCTCCAACTAAGATTACATCTATTTTTCCATCTCTTATTAAAGTTGCAGCCACATTGTCAGCTATTAATCTTGATGGAATTTCTTCCTGCACCAGTTCCCAAGCTGTTAATCTGCCTCCTTGAAGTCTAGGTCTTGTCTCATCTGCGTATACAAATATATTCTTTCCAGTATAGTGAGCTTCTCTAATTACTCCAAGAGCTGTTCCATAACCTACTGTTGCTAATGCTCCTGTATTACAATGAGTTAAAATAGTAGCATTTTCTTTTATTACTTCATTGCCATACTTTGCCATGATCTTATTTGTTTCTATATCTTCAGCAAGTATATTGTCTGCTTCCTCCTTTATCCTTTTATATAATTCATCTAAAGGTAGGTTCTTGTTGCTTTCTATTAAAACTCTCATTCTCTTAATTGCCCACATTAAATTTACTGCTGTAGGTCTGGAATTACCTAGAAAAACTAAAGCTTCTTCCAGCTTTTTAAAGAATTCATCTTCTTTTAAGAACTCCTTCGCCGCCAATACTACTCCATATGCCGCTGTAGCTCCTATGGCTGGTGCTCCCCTGACTACCATATCTCTAATGGCAAATTCTACTTCTTTATAATCTTTACACTGAAATATTTCATAAATTCCTGGCAATTTTCTTTGATCTATTAAATATAATATATCATCTTTAAACTCTATGGTTTTTATCTCCATTATTCTTCTCTCCCCTCTAAATCTAGTTTAATCTTTTTTCACCTGTCCATAGGTCTTAAATTTTTCAATCATTAAAGTCATCTCTTCTTCAGATAATATTACTGGCTCTCCTATAGCTTTAGTTCTATAATATAATTCTGCTACATATTCAATTTCTTCAGTGATATTAAAAGCATTGGCTAAATCCTTTGAACCTGCTAAAAGTCCATGGTTGGCTAAAAGTACTGCATATCTATCCTTCATAGCTTCAAAGGCATTTTCTGCTAACTCTTTAGTTCCATAGGTAGCATAATTTGCACATCTCACATCAAGCCCTGCTAATGCCACCATATAATGTACTGGAGGCAATGACCAATTCAAACAAGCCAATGTAGTTGCATACATGGTATGAGTATGAATTATGGCATCTATATCATCTCTATTTTCATAGAAAATCCTATGCATATCATATTCACTAGAAGGCTCTCTATGCCCATCTACTATATTTCCCTTTAAATTCATAACTACAATATCTTCCACACCTGTTTTAAAATAATCTATACCTGAGGGGGAAATAGCCATTAAGCTCTTCTCTCTATTATAAACACTTAAATTTCCACCTGTTCCTTTAGTAAGATTGGATGTAGCTAGCTTTTTCCCATATTCAACAATTAGCTTTTTTTCTTCTAACATTATCATTAAATCAACTCCTATTTACTAGTTTAATAACAATTTCTCAAAAGCAACTCTTTCATTTCCATCTTCTAAATATATTATTCCACAATATCTATATCCGTTTTTTTCTAAAGACCTTTGCATTGAAAGGTTTTCACTATGGGTATCTACTTTTATGCTATGAATATTCTTATTTAAGCAAATATCTTCCACGTACTTCATCATAAGAGAAGCAAGTCCCAATCCTTTATATTCTGAATCAACAGCCATTCTATGTATCACTGCATATTTTCCATTACTTAGCCATTGCCCTTTATAAATCTTTTTATAAGTTGGTTCTTCATCAAAGCTTAGATATACGGTTCCAATAATGATACCATCTTTTAGTAACACATAACTATTTTTATTTTTTATATCTTCTCTTATAATATCATCATTAGGATAGTTATTTTGCCACTGATCTATTTTGTTGTTTCTAAAGTTTTCTTGAGCCTTAAATATTATATTCATTATATCATCTATGTCCTTATAATCTGCCATTCTAAAATCCATTCCATCACTCCTATTTAAAATATAAGATATTTTCAAAATCAAATCCAATTTAGAAATTTAGTTAAAGCCAAGTATAATCTTAGCTAATGAATTCTATATTTGATTGACTTTTGAGAAAGAAAACTAATCAAAATCTATTTATAGCAAATTCTACATATGGATTAGCTTGTCCTAATTATATGTAGTTTTAAATACTTTTATGAAATCAATATACTAATTTATAAAAGTATAATTAAAACTATTATTAAGTTTTCTTGTAATAGTATTTCTAATATCTTTATTAATTTCTACTGGATTTCTCTTTGTTCCAAAATACCTTTCCTCTATGATTATTTCTACTCCATGGTCCTTCATTACTCTTTTCATTGCTTCCATTGTAAAACCCATACTTAATTCATCTGGACCAGCACATACACCTATTATAATGGACTTTATGTCTTTAGAATCTAATTGGCTGCTCCAGCTACCTTTATCGAAAGTAAATAATGAAAAAAGTCTATCAAGAAATATCTTCATATATGAAGTCACATTGTAATTATAAGAAGGAGACCCTAAAATTATGCCTTCTACAGTTTTAACTCTTTCAATTATTTCAGACATTTCATCATTGTAATAACATTTTTTATTTTTAATACAATATTCACATCCACTACAGATATTTTGTTCTATTTGGCTTAATACAACCTTATCTACTTTTCTTCCTCTGTTATTTAACCCTTCTATATAATGATTAATTAATGTATCAGTGTTTTTCCCTATTCTTGGACTCCCTAATATTGCAAGCCATCTTTTTTCCATTGGTTTTCCCCCTAAATATATCTTTTCTATAAACATTATCTTTAAAAAAGTCAAATAAAAACTTCTCAATCTTAAAAGAATTCTGGAAATTTAAGATTGATTTTCTTACTTAATGTTAAAGTATAATATTAACATCAAAGACACAAAGCTGTATTTTACAATCCTTAAGCTTTAAAGTTAAAGTTTAACTTTAACTTTTATATTTTCTAATATTATAACAAACTTTCTATTAAATTGTAACTGCCAACTCACAAACATCAACTATTAATGTTCTTAGAAAAAAATACTTATAATCATTATAATCCCTAAAATCAAAACTGGGATACCAACAACAATACCAATAACAGTTAAACTTAGTATAATACCAATAATGGTGAAAAACAAACCTAATAATCCAACTAGTAATCTACCAGTTACTTTTAATACACCCCCTATCAATGCGAATATTAGTACAAATAATATAATAAAAGGCAATAACAAAATTTTCATTAACCTTCCCCCTTAGAATTTACTTCAATTTATCTCTTTATATTATTCTCTCATACTAATATTCTATAAATCTTAGCCCTATAAGTTCCTTTAATTTTATATTTAAAGGATAAAATATCTACCTATAGATTAATTCACTAGCATTGAAGGGACTATCATATCAAATGTCAATTATTCTAATTTATGGTGAAGTATGACTCTGATTTTTAAATGAAAGAGTTATGCTCAACTTTTTATTCTCCAGCTGTGCATTAACTATTCCATTTATTTTTTCAACAAGTAATTTTACAATATAAAGACCAAGTCCAGTACTGGGACTATTACGAGATAAATCCGCCCTATAAAATTTATCAAAGATTTTATCTATATCTATTGCATACTCTTCTGAAATATCATTTTGAAAAGTAATATCTATATTTTTATCTTTAGTAATACTAATATGAAATTCATTTTTTCCATAGCTTACTACATTAGAAACAAGATTATCTATAATACGCTTTAACATAACTTCATCTGCAATAACAAAAGTTGGTTCACTTAACGATGTAATGCTTGGTACTATTCCCTTAGTTTCAAATTGTTCTGTATATATGAGAATACTATTAGTAATGATATTATCTAAATTTAATTGCTCCAGGTCTGGGGTACTTTCCTTCCCCTCCCAAGCGGATATATCATAAAAAATATTAATAAAACGTCGCAAATCTTCACTTCTAGATAATACTGTATCAACAAATTCCTGCTGTTCAGTATCCAGTTTTGTTTTTTGCAATAACTGTAAATAACCTATAATTGAAGTAAGAGGTGTCCGAAGATCATGTGAAATACTTGATATTGCTTCTCTAAGTTGCTTCTCACGTTTTAAGATTTCATTATTCTTTTCTTTCTGATAAAAAATAATATCATTTATTTCAGAAGCCAATCCCGTAATATCTTTATCTATTAAGGAAATATCAATAGGCCTTTCATTTCCAGCTATATGCTTATGTAATTGTCGCTTTATAGAACGCATCTCATTCTTTAAGATAATAAGAAATGCCGACAAAACAGCTATTATAATAATCAAAAATAATATAACTATCATATCAGCACTCCTTTCTGTTTTAATTATTTCACTTCTGCCTTTGCAAATAATAAGTTAGCCAATGAAATAACAATAATCACCGTAATCATAGCAGTTAAAAATACTGTTAAGACTGTGGATGGTAATATGATGTCATCAATAATACTTCCCATCTGCGCCAATGTAGTAAATCTAAGTAAATCTCCAATAACAGGAACAGCCTTGCCCAAGGTACTACTTATGGCTGAAATCAAAACTGGGAAAGCAAAACAAGTACAAATTGTTTTAGGTATATCTTTACATAAAAAGGCTAACAAAACAAAAATACTTGTTGTGCCTACATTCAAAATAATACCCAAAGCTGCCACCCTTAAAATAAATAGTACAGATGTTATTGTAAAGGGTTCTCCCCAGCCGTATTTGAATGTATAGATGATGGAAACGGTAATAGGATACAAAAGCATTATTATAGAAGTACCTATAAAGAAAACTAGTGCCTTTGATATAATAATATCTAATCTCTTATATCCTTGGAATAACTGAGACTGTATTGTTTTATTAGAAAAGTCAGAGCCGATATAAAACCCTGCAAATATTCCACTTACAAAGAGCATGAACATATCTCTAAATCCATTTGTATAGCCCTCCTTACCGCTTCCCCTTAGACCATCACTCATTAATATCCTTATTTCTGAAAATGCACTAAAAGCAGAAATCCCAATGACGATTAAAAGCAAAACTTTAAGAATATCTTGCCTTTTCAATTTATAAAACTCAAGCTTAATCAAATTAAACATGGTTAATACCCCCAATCGTATTTACAAAATAATTTTCCAAACTATCACCGGCAACCATAATATTTTTTATGATTAGGTTATGTTCTGAAAAGGCGGTAATAACCCTTTGAATATCATCAATAAAATCATATAATGTGATAGAATTATCTGGCATAACTTTATAATTTCTCGTAAATAAGTTACGCTCCAAAACTGTAACTGCATGAGAAACATCGTTGACATGGATAGAAATATGCTTTTTACAGCGTTCATCTAATTGTTTTTTTGTAATACTCTGTAGTATTCGACCTTGATGAATGATAATATAATTTGTCGCCAAACTATATAACTCACTTAATATATGACTTGAAATCAAAATCGTTATTTGCTTTTCAGCCACAAGTCGAATAAGTAATTCTCTAATCTCCACTATGCTCACTGGATCTAATCCATTTGTAGGTTCATCAAGCATTAAAAATTCTGGTTCTCCTAGTAAAGCTGTGGCAATTCCTAATCTTTGCTTCATGCCCATAGAAAAATTTTGTATTTTTTTCTTTCCTGTATCAGATAGCCCTACAATCTCAAGGGCTTGGTTAACAACTTTCTTATTAGGTATCCCCTGGGTTATTCTCATGGCTTCCATATTTTCAGAAGCTGTCATATAAGGATAAAACGCTGGAGTTTCAATAATACAGCCCATACGTTTTCTCTCCTCTGCAAGCCCCTTTTTATCGGAAACACCAAATAATTCTATGTCTCCCTTATTTGGAAAAGATAACCCAGATACAATACGCATAAAAGTAGTTTTTCCTGCACCATTTTGCCCAACAAAACCGTAAATACCACCTTTTTCTATTCTTATATTTACATTATCAAGGGCAAGGGTATTTTCATAGGTTTTGGAAAGTTCACATGTTTGCAATATACAATCCATCAAATGTATCCCCCTTTCTTTTAATAATATAAGTATAAGAAACATTTCTAACGAAAACCTTACGAAATATTATCAAAATCATAAGTTTTATTTTACCAACCGATAGCCCAATCCCCATAATGTCTCAATATACTCCATATCAGAGTTTGCTTCTTTTAACTTATGACGTAATCTGCTTATATGAACATTCAATGTATTATCATCTACGGTATATTCCTCTTCCCATATACTCTCAAATAAGTTGGCCTTTGAAAAGACCTTTTGAGGATGTGATAATAGTAATTCCATTATCTTAAATTCTGTAGCCGTAAACATTACATCTTTTCCATTAATAATAACCTGTTTGCTTTGTACATCCATCATAATATCTTTATAGACAATGATCTGGTTTGCCTCTGATTTATTAAAATGTCTTCTGCGTAAGTTAGCCTCTATTCTCGCTATTACTTCATCGATATCAAAGGGCTTTGTGATATAATCATCTGCCCCTAAACGAAGCAAATCAATTTTTGTTTGGATTAAATCCTTCGCAGAAATTACTATAACTGGAATATCTGTAAATTTTCTTAATTCATGTAAAATAGTATCTCCACTTTTGTATGGTAACATCAAATCTAAAAGTACCATATCAAATCTTTCCTTTTTCAAATGTTCTAATCCTTCTATACCAGTCAAAGCAGATACTATACCATAACCATTATTTTGCAAAGTCTTACATAATAGACCATTAATTTCTTTATCATCTTCTATAATCAATATATTCTTCATTTTTTCACCTTCATCAGTTTATTATATTTATATAAGCATCTATTGACTTCATATAGGGATGCAATCTATAAATCGTCATTCCTAGTAATTCTATATTCTTCTCCGACTTCTTTAACTCTTAAAGAGTTTATCTCTAGACTATCCTATAGACCTGTCTATATATTATATTTCCAGCTCTCAAAATATTCAAGTTTTCCTTTCAAAAGGTATTCATAATAAAATAAGGAAAAGTTCTTTAGAACTTTTCCTTATTAGCTTAGATTATATGAATTTTATGCCTAAAATTCTTGTCCATTATTTATATATTTCTATTCTACTATTCTTCTGCCATAATCTATACATTTACTTCCTTGATCTCCTTCTGGAGCTAAATTGACTATACATCCTTCATCAAATACTTTGGCACCATAGGATTCCATTCTTTCAACCCAATTTCTCATCCATTCGCCGTCTCCCCAATCATAGGAGCCAAATAATCCTACTACCTTATCCCCTAGATTGTTCTTTATGGATTCAACAAAGGGTTCCATTTCATCTTCTTCAATAGTTTCAGATCCCATTGAAGGTGATCCTAATATTACTATATCTGCCCAATCTATATCTTCTATTTTTCCTTGACTTACAGGGCATATCCTTACTTCACATTCTTTTTCTTCAATTCCTTTATTTATTAAATTAGCCATTTCTTCCGTATTTCCTGTACCAGACCAATATATTATAGCTACTTTTTTCATATTTTTCCCATCCTTTCTATTATAACTTCTTATGTATCCTTTTAAGATACTTTTATCTTTAACTGTAACAATGTTTCTTCTAAAGAGTTTTTACTACTATTATGACATCTTAATAAAGGTATGTTTTTTCGTTTAGCTTCTTTTGCGGCAGTTAAAGCCATCTTGTGAGAAACTGTACTGGTAAATAATACAATAGCATCTGGATCACCAATACTTTTATTAAGCTTAGATGGCATCTGTGTAAAAACCTTCATCTTATAGCCGTGCCTACCTCCTACTTCTTTATATTCTCCATGCATTCTATCATGTCCGCCTACTAAAACTATACACATTTTATTTACCTATCTAATTTGAAATTCTATTTAAATCAGATAGTATACCTCCTCTCATTAGGTAATTTTTATATTATTATGTCGGTATTGATAATCATTATCAATTGCAAGTTTTAAAAAAACTACTTCTCGCAAGTAGTATGTATTTACATATATTTATTATCTTTATTAACTTATATCGTATAATATCAAAACAAGCCTTAATTGTCAATATATTTTTAAAATTTTCTAGTTACTTTTTTTGAATTAATTTATATAAATCTATGGTAAATCATAATTTTAATGCATATCTACGTATATTAAAAAATAGTATTTTATTCTTTAAAGAATAAAATACTATTTTTTAATATAATATTATACCAATTTCTCTCCACAATTCCCACAGAATTTTCCTTCTCCAGTTTTTTGCCCACAGTTAGGGCAGAAATTAGGCTTTTCTCCCTTGGAAGTTTCCTTATTTTTATCTATATTTTCCATCATCTCTTTAGCTATATTCATTCCCATCATCATTCCAGCCATATCCGATGCTGCACCGCCACCCTTAACTTTTCCTGAAGATATGCCGTCTGTCATGGATATTTGCTGATATCTATTTATATCTCCTACCATACTATGGGAAGCATTTTTATTTATCATATCTTGAATTTCCTCAGGATAATTAAAGCTCATTACATTAAATCCAGTAATATTTATTCCATCGTTTAAAACCATCATATCTAAGTCTTCTTTAATTCCTCTAGATATGTCAAAGGCATTGGCCTGGAGATTAAACATATCTTTTCCTTCCTTAGTAATCCACTTCATCAATAATTGATCAAGTATTGATGTTATTCTAAGTTTTACTTCCTCTACTAAATAAGAATTTTTCACACCAGCTACTTTATCTATCAATGTAATATAGTCTCCTACTTTAAAATTAA
Encoded proteins:
- a CDS encoding SPFH domain-containing protein: MSFFRGQFANVVEWEEFRDDMIFWKWSNREIKKGSKLIIRPGQDAIFLFNGKIEGIFKDEGEYDIESQIIPFLSTLKGFKFGFNTGMRAEVLFVNTKEFTVKWGTKNAINIPTLGLPGGLPVRANGTFNFKVGDYITLIDKVAGVKNSYLVEEVKLRITSILDQLLMKWITKEGKDMFNLQANAFDISRGIKEDLDMMVLNDGINITGFNVMSFNYPEEIQDMINKNASHSMVGDINRYQQISMTDGISSGKVKGGGAASDMAGMMMGMNIAKEMMENIDKNKETSKGEKPNFCPNCGQKTGEGKFCGNCGEKLV